CCTCGCGTACGTCGATCAGCGCCCCCGGCTCGCGCTGCAGTGCGGACGGCAGCTCATGGGCCTGGATCTCGCGGATGCGTTTGCGGGCCTCGTCGACCAGCTTGAGAAAGGCGGGGGAATGGCTCATACGGGGACTCCGGCTATACCCTGCGGCGATATTAGCGCAGTGCGCGTCGCACCACGTTATCATGCGCCTCTTTCCGCCCGCGAGCCGCACCAATGCGACGCCGTCTTGACGTGACCGCCTCGATCCTCGCCAGCACCCTGCGCGGGTGGCGCGGCACCATGGCCTCCGCGCACACGCGCCAGCCCGAACGGCTGCTCGAACTGTACGACATCGAGGATTGCCCCTTCTGCCGGCTGGTGCGCGAGACGCTCACCGAGCTCGACCTCGACGCGCTGATCTACCCCTGCCCGCGCGGCGGCACGCGTTACCGGCCGGTCATGCAGGCGCTGGGCGGCAAATGCCAGTTCCCCTTCCTGGTGGACCCGAATACCGGCACGCAACTGTACGAGTCGGCCGACATCATCGACTACCTGTGGCGGACCTACCGCGGGCGCGCGGCGCCGAAGGGCCTGCGCGCCCTGCAGGTCGCCACGGCCAGCCTCGCCTCCGGCGCACGCTGGCCGCGGGGGCTCAAGGCCCGTGCGTCCCGGGCAGCGGAGCAGCCGCTGGAGCTGTACAGTTTCGAATCCAGCCCGTACTCGCGCCTGGTGCGCGAAACCCTGTGCGAACTGGAGCTGCCCTATGTCCTGCGCAACACCGGCAAGGCCGAGTGGCAACAGCTCGGCCCGCCCGAAGTGCGCACGACCTTCTTCAAGGACCGCCCGATCCGGGGACGCAACCGGCTGCGGCTGTATGAGCTGACCGGCCGCCAGCAGGTGCCCTATCTGATCGACCCGAATACCGGCACGGCGATGTTCGAGTCGGCCGACATTCGCAGGTATTTGCTTGAGACCTATGCCATCTGAGGCGGTGTGCCGCGTCCTAGGCCCCTCTCCCGCAAACGGCAGAGGGGGATGCGAATTCGCCGAATTTTTCAGGACACTAGGGAAACTCTGATCAGTTCGTCACCCCGGCGAAAGCCGGGGTCCAGAGTTTTGAAAGTCGCTGGATTCCGGCTTGCGCCGGAACGATGAAGGGAATTGATCAGAGCCCCCTATATCCCGGTCACGTAGATTCTGACCTTGCGCTTGCCGAAGTGGCGCGCGGCGCGGACGTCCTCGCCCATGTAGATGTCGATGCGGTTCTCCCAGCGCTGGTGCATCTTGTCCAGCACCACGTATTCACCGGGCAGGCCGTGGATGCGCACCCGGGCATGCCGCTTGAGTCCCTTCTCCAGCAGGTCGCGCGACACGGCGATGCTCTTCGTACCGGGTTCGAGACGGTCGCCCCAGGCGGCGATGTCGGGATCGTCGTCGGTCTGCTCCGGCACCGAGTTGTAGGCGGTGGCCGTGACCACCAGCACGCGTGAGGCCGTCACATCTTCGCTGGCCCAGGCCGGCGCCAACAGACAAAAGCTGACCAGACTCGACAAGAATGCACGGGGCTGTTTCGGTTTCATCTCAGGTCCCTCCCTGATGCCGACCTCCGGCTGAGGTCGTACGTGGGCCCGGGGTGTTGCCGAACGAAAAAACGGCGGGTCAGTCTGCCCGCCGTCCATGACGAAACGGTTGCAGCCCGCAACCGGCCCGGTTGGGCCATCGGTGCCGCGGATCGGTGGCGTCTGGGTGCTGGCGAGGTGCCCGCGGGCAGGGTCGGTAAGCAGGCATGGCAGGCCCTCCTTGCGGAGAGAGTTGCCAGCTTTTTATCAACCTATTGTGGCAAAGTCAAGTCCATGCCACTACGGGTAGTGGTTATTCAGGCGCCCGGTCTAGAAAAGACCCGCTGACGCAGGCGTGCCAGCAGCCCCAGCTGCTCCGGCTCCGGCTGCAGTTGCTCGACGCGATGGCGGTTGGCCAGTTCGGGATTGCGGCTCAGCACCTGGTGGTGGCGCAGGGCCGAGACCACGTTGATCTTGGCCATGCCCTCGCGCAGGGGCTTGAGCAGGAAGCGGTAGACCTGACCGTGGTTGATCATCGCGATCGCGTTGTTGGCGTCGGCACGGTCGGTGACCACCACCGACACCAGCTGCGGCTGGTACTGCTTGAGCAGGGCCAGCAGGCTGGTCACCGGCTTGCCCTGCACATACGCCTCGGTCACCAGCACGCCGATGTTCGGGTGCTCCAGCAGCAGCTGTGCGCACTCGGCCACGTTGCCGGCGGTGTGGACCTCGGGAAAGTCCTTCTTGAGCATGTTCTGCAGGCTCAGTCGGCTGCCGGGGTCGCTGTCCAGGATCAGTACGCCCGGCGCATCCTCTGCGGCCATGGCGTCATCGCCGACCTCGCCCAGCCTGGCACCGGCCACCAGACTGGCGTAATCCACTCTGGCCGCATCCACTGCCTTGGCAAGCGTGTCCTGCAGTTCCTCGTTCGACCACGGCTTGCTGACGAAGCGGAAGATCTCGCCCTCGTTGATCGAGCCGATGATCGCATTCAGCTCGGAATAGCCGGTCAGCAGTACGCGCATGGCGTTGGGCTGCAGGTCGCGCACCAGGCGCAGCAGCTCGATGCCGGTCATCTCCGGCATCCGCTGGTCGCTGACCACGACATCCACCGTGTGCTGGCGCAGCAGTGCCAGCGCCTCGGCGCCGCTGGTGGCGGTGAGCACGTCGTAGCTGCGGCGGAACAGAATGCGCATCGTGTTGAGGATGCGCGGCTCGTCGTCCACGAAGAGCACGCAGGGCTTGCGCGCGGGCTGGTCGGTCATGCGGTCTCCCCGTATCGGCGTCTGTGCGCCGTTGCTCAGGCCTGACTGGCCGTCCAGTTATAAGCGATCGCGGCGCCCGCCGCCAGCCGCGTCCCGGGCCGCATTGCCTCAGAACGTATAGGACAGGCTGAAACTGAGAAAATCGCGATCGCGGAACGGCGCAAGCCGGCCGGTGCTGCCCTGGTAGAACACATTCCCCGACCAGCCGCCTTCGAGGTCGAACTCGGTGCCGACCAGGAACTGTTTGCGGCCTTCGATGAAATTCTGCGCCGGGAACACGCCAATGCCGTCCACATCGTGAAAGAAGCCCAGCGTCGGCTTGAAGTTGATGCCCTCGATGACGTCGTTGTACTCGAGTCGCGACACCAGCCGGTAACCCCAGGCGAAATCGTCGGCGAAGCCCTCGGTCTGTTGCGTGGGATTCAGACGGCGCGGGTCGGGCGTGCCGTTGGGCAGGCCGCTGCCGTCGGCGCCAGGGCTGGCATGGCTGTTGATGTGGAACAAGCCCCCTTCGAACTGCAGTTCGTCGCGGTCTGGCATATCCAGCACGTGCGTGGCTCCGGCCTCGACCAGGAGGATGATCTGGTCGGCGCCGATCGGATTGCTGCTGGAGATGGTGCGAATGGCAGTCATGCCCAGCTGCCCGACCTTGAGACGCTCGAAGCCGGATACGACATCGCCACCGTTGATTTCGACACCGCGGTACACGTTGAGGAATGCCGGTACGGCACTGCGCGCCCCGGGGATGGTGCCGATGCTGATCGGCCCGATACCGGCGGGAACATCCTGGCGCGGGAAGGCCGGCTGCAGGCCGGTGAAAATGACATCGGGGATGGACACCTGCACCGGCAGATTGGGGCGATAAGCGTATTCGCCCGCCAGCGACCAGCTGCCGAGATTGGTGTTGAAGCTGACCCCATACAACCGGATATCCTCGGGGTACTCCAGAAAAATCTTCAGCGTATCCACCGGCAGCGGCTCCTCTCCGACGCCAGGGTTCAGGGCGCCGTTGAAACCGGCGCAGTCCACGAACGCCACGACGAAGTTGGCCGAGTCGCGCATGCAGGAGTCCTGCGCCGCAATCGCGCTCTGGTAGGGCAGACGGCTGTGATAGTTCATGGCATAAAAGCCGAACTCGGTACCGCCGTTGAGTTGCTCCGCAAAGTAGTTCACGCGCAGCCCGTACTGACCGCCGTCTTCCGGCTCGCCGATGCCGCGCACCACCTGCGCCGTGCGCGAGGCACTGGTAATCAAGCTGGCCGCGCCGGCCGGCACATACTGCCCCTCCGGGTCTTCCGAAAACTGGCCGAGACCCAGCAGGGCGGTGTCGGCAAGGCCGCCCACTTCGAGGTAGGAGAAAAAGCCGCCTGCGGCGGCCGGACGCACCCTGCGCCAGCCATACTGGTAGAAAAATTCGGCGGCCACATTCGGCACGACGTCGGCCGAAACCAACAGCAGCGGCACCGGCTGGAAAATCTCGTTGATCTGGCTGCCCGGCAGATAGAGCCGGTTCTCATCGGGCGGATTGATCTCGGACAGCGAGTTCAGCGCAATGAAGTTGCTCTCGCCCCAGCGCAGAATCTGCTTGCCGACGGAAACCGATACGGCACGCTCGCCGAACTGGAAGGCGCTGCTGACAAAGGCGTCATACAGATCGATGTCGCGGCCCAGTTCGCTCTCGATGACGCTGCTGCGCGGGGTTCGGGCCGGCTGAAAACGGGTATTGGTATGGAAGTCTTTACGGCCGCGGTTCTCGCTGTCGTAGAAGGCAATGCCGCGCGCCTTGAATTGCCAGTTGCCCCAGCTTAGCGAAAGCTCCGAGGTCAGTTTGCTGGCGGCGGCCACGACATCGTACTGGTCGTAGTTCAGGTTACCGTCGTCGGCCGCATGTCCAACGAACGCACCCTTGGCGTTCACCAGGCGCTGATTGGGCCCGGGATCGCCGCTGAGCGACATGCAGTCGTCGGCTGTGCAAAGGTCCTGCTGCCCGGGCACGTTGAGCTTGCCGATGAGGTCATCATCGCGCTCTTCCATGCGAAAGGCCGCACCGACGCTGATACGGTTGTTGAGCGTGAGGTTGAGATCGCCCCAGCTGTAATCCAGCGCCAGGGCCGGACCACTGCAGGCCATCAGCAGAACGCCGGCGCCGCGCAGAACCATACGCATGGAACCCTCCCTCGCACCCGCAGGCCGGCTGCGCCGGCTCGATTTATCCGTCAACCGGCCGAACTTAGCCCGGGGCTACCGGCGCCGCATTGGCCCATGGCCGGCAACAGCCTGTCAAAGGGGCTAAAAACGACATGCCCCGGCAGAACCGGGGCATGCGTGCGCGGAACCCGCCAAGAATCAGAGCTTGGCCTCGAGCTCCGGGAGAATCTTGAACAGGTCGCCGACCAGGCCCAGGTCCGCCACCTCGAAGATGGCGGCGTCGGGGTCGGAATTGATCGCGACGATGGTGCCGGCGTCCTTGATGCCGGCCAGGTGCTGGATCGCGCCCGAGATGCCGACCGCGATGTACAGCTCGGGCGCGATGATCTTGCCGGTCTGGCCGACCTGCATGTCGTTCGGGCAGTAGCCCGAGTCCACCGCCGCGCGCGAGGCGCCGACCGCGGCGCCGAGCTTGTCGGCCAGCGAGTAGATGATCTTGAAGTTGTCGGCGCTGCCCACGCCGCGGCCGCCGGACACCACCTTGCGCGCCGACTGCAGGTCGGGACGGTCACCGCCTTCCTTCTTGAGGCCGACGTAACGCGTGTGTGTGGGCAGCGCGGCGTCCACGCTGGCGGCTTCCACCGCCGCGGAACCGCCGGTACCGGCCGCCGGCCAGGAGGCGCTGCGCACGGTGCCGACCAGAATCTCGCCGGCCGGGGCCTCGACCGTGGTGATGGCGTTGCCGGCGTAGATCGGCCGGTCGAAGCTGTGCGGGCCGTGCACCGCCATGATGTCGGTGACCTGGCCGACGCCCAGTAGCGCGGCGACGCGCGGCGCGAGGTCCTTGCCGAAGGTCGTGTTGGGCGACAGCACGTGGCTGTAGCCGCCGGACCTGGCCAGCTGGGCGATCTGCGGCGCCAGCACCGCGGCCAGCGGGTTGGCGTTGGCGGCGTTGGCCACGGTCAGCACCTTGGCTACGCCGGCGAGCTGCGCGGCCTCCGCCGCCGGCCCGGCCGGGTCGGCGGCCAGCACGACGACGTGGATCTCGCCGCCGATCTTGGACGCGCAGTTGACCGCGCGCGCGGTGCTGGAGTTGAGCTTGCCGTCGCTGTGCTCGGCAATCACCAGAATCTTGCTCATACGAATGTCCTTTCTGCGTTCTTGTCATCCCGGCGCAGGCCGGAATCCAGTGCCTTTCGAGTCGCTGGATACCGCTTTCGCCGGTATGACGGAATGAATGGTGCTTCGCGTTCTTCACAGGTTCTCAAACGAGCCCCTTCTCCTTCAGCTTGGCGATCAGTTCGTCCACCGTCTTGACCTTGATGCCGGCGGCGCGCGGCGCCGGCGGCGCGGTCTTGACGGTCTTGACGCCCGTCACCGGCTGCACACCCAGGGCGGCCAGATCCGTCGCCTCGATCGGCTTCTTCTTGGCCTTCATGATGTCCGGCAGCTTGAGGTAGCGCGGCTCGTTCAGGCGCAGGTCGGTGGTGATCACCGCGGGCAGGTCCACTTCCAGCGTCTCCAGTCCGGCATCCACTTCGCGCGTCACGGTGGCCTTGTTGCCGGACACTTCGATCTTGGAGGCGAAGGTGGCCTGGGCGCAGTCCAGCAGCGCGGCGGTCATCTGGCCGGTCTGGTTGTTGTCGTCGTCGATCGCCTGCTTGCCGGTGAGCAGGATCTGCGCGCCCTCCTTCTTGACCAGCGCGGCCAGCGCGCGGGCGGCGGTCAGCGGCTGCACGGCGCCGTCGGTCTTGATGTGGATGGCGCGGTCGGCGCCGAAGGCCAGCGCGGTGCGCAGCTGCTCCTCGCACTTGGCCTCGCCGATGGTGACGGCCACGACCTCGGTGGCGACGCCCTTCTCCTTCATGCGCATGGCTTCTTCCAGCGCGATCTCATCGAAGGGGTTCATGCTCATCTTGACGCCGTCGGTGACCACGCCGGAGCCGTCGCTCTTGACCTGGATGCGGACGTTGTAGTCAACCACTCGTTTGACGCTGACCAGAACTTTCATGCGGTCGTCTCCAACAATTGAGAACCAAACCAGAGAATCTTCAAAACTGAAATCTTGTCGTCATTCCGACCCCGGATTTAAGCATTCCGGGGCAGGCTCCAGCCGGAATCCAGCGACTTTCAAGGCCCTGGACCCCGGCCTTCGCCGGGGTGACGGAACAAGTCAGCCCCCAACTTCTTAAGTTACTTCAGTTCCTGCGACGTTTTCCCTAACAACCGGCGGGCGATGATCAGCAGCTGGATCTGCTGGGTGCCTTCGAAAATGTCCAGGATCTTGGCGTCCCGGGCCCATTTCTCGAGCAGGTTATTCTCGCTGTATCCGAGGCTTCCGCACAACTCCACGCAGCGCAGGGCGATCTCGGTGCCGACCCGGCCGGCCTTGGCCTTGGCCATGGAGGCCTGCAGCGAGTTGGGCTTGCGGTTGTCCGCCATCCAGGCCGCCTGCAAGGTCAGCAGCCAGGCCGCTTCCCAGTCCGCCTCCATCTGCAGCCAGGCCGCAGCCGCGGCGTGCTGGGCCTGGGCCGGCCGGTCGTAGTCGATCGTGATGCCGGCCTGCTCCAGCAGGCGCCGGCTCTCCTCCAGCGCCGCGCGCGCCAGGCCCACCGCCATCGCCGCCACCAGCGGGCGGGTGTTGTCGAAGGTCTGCATCACGCCGGCGAAGCCCTTCTCGACATTCACCTCGGGGCTGCCGAGCAGATTCGCCGCCGGCACGCGGCAGTTGTCGAGGCGAATGGTAGCCGTGTCGGAGGCGCGGATGCCGAGCTTGTGCTCGAGGCGTACCACTTCCATGCCCGGCGTGCCCTTGGGCACGACGAAGGACTTGATCGCGGCACGGCCGGCGTTGCGGTCCAGCGTGGCCCAGACCACCACCGCATCGCAGCGCCCGCCGGCGGTGACGAAGATCTTCTCGCCGTTCAGCACGTAGTGGTCGCCGTCCTTAACCGCGGTGGTGCGGATGGCGGCGGAGTCCGAGCCGCAGTGCGGCTCGGTGATCGCCATGCCGGCCCAGCAGCCCTTGAAGCGCTCCAGCTGTTCCTCGTTGGCCACCGAGGCGATGGCGGCATTGCCCAGGCCCTGGCGCGGCATGGACAGCAGCAGGCCGACGTCGCCCCAGCACAGCTCCATGGTGCCGAGCGCGGTGGACAGGTTGCTGCCGTTCTTGTTGCCCTCGCCGTTGCCGTTGTCGCGGCGCACGCCGGCGGCGCCGGCGCCGCTCTCGCCCGAGGCGTTCATGCCGTCGAGCAGGGCCGAGAGCATGTCCAGCTCCTTCGGATAGGCGTGCTCGGCCAGGTCGTACTTGCGCGAGTTGGCGCGGAAGATCTCGTTCGCCACCTGGCGCGCCTGGCGCACCAGCATGGTGAATTTCTTGGGGACTTCCAGGTTGATCATGTTCGCACTCCTAGACCAGCAGCCCGCCTTCCATCACGCCCACCGCGCGCAAATCGCGGTACCAGCGCTCGACCGGATGTTCCTTGACGAAGCCGTGGCCGCCGAGCAGCTGCACGCCGTCGTTGCCGATCTGCATGCCGCGCTCCGCGCACAGCCGCCGCGCCAGCGCCACCTCGCGCGCGTATGGCTTGCCCTGCTCGGCGCGGCTCGCGGCGCGCCAGGTCGCCAGGCGCATGCCTTCCAGCTCGATGGCGATATTGGCCACCATGAAGGCCACCGACTGGCGGTGCGAGATCGGCTCGCCAAAAGCCACGCGCTCGTTGACGTAGGGAATCACGTAGTCGAGCACCGCCTGCGCGGTGCCGACCGCGAGGCTGCACCAGGCCAGGCGCGACAGCCGCAGGCATTCGGCATAGGTCTCGGCGCTGGCCTCGCCCAAGAGCGCGCGGCGCGGCAGTTTCACGTCCTCGAGAATCACCCGGCCCAGGCTCGCGGCGCGCAGCCCCATCGAGGGCTCGGCCTCGACGCTGAGGCCCGCGCTGGAAGATTCGACCAGGAAAAGCGCCGGGCCCTTGCCCTCGAGTTCGGCGGCGATGACGAACAGCTCGGCCTCGTGCGCACGCGGCGCCAGCGACTTCACGCCGCTCAGGACGTAGCCGTCACCGGCCGCGCGGGCCTTGGTATCGAGCAGCAATGGATCGAACAGCGGCCGCGGCTCCAGCAGCGCCAGCGCCGCCGCGGGGACTGTCTCGCCGGTGAAGGCCGGCAGGTAGGTGGATTGCTGCTCGGCGTTGCCCCATTCCACCAGCGCCTGGCTGACCGCCAGCGGTGCCAGGCAGGCCACGGCCAGGCCCATGTCGCCCTGGGCCATGGCCTCGGCCACCAGCACGTTGGTCATCACCGAGCGCTCGCTGCCGGCGCCGCCGAGCGCCTCCGGTACGCCCAGCAGATGCAGGCCCAGATCGAGGCTGCCGGCCAGCAGCTCGGGCGGTGCGGCGCAGGCCTCGTTGGCCTTGGCTGCGGCGGGGCGTAGCTGCTCCGCGGCGAAGCGTTGCACGCTCTCGCGCATCATCTGCTGCTCGTCGGTGGGCGTCAGGTCGAACAGCTCGCGCGGGGCGCCCTTCGCCAGCCGCGCCGGCCCGGCCAACTTCTGCGTGGCCTTGAAGGCGCGGCTCAGGGCACCGGCGGTGCGGAAACCGGCCTTGGTCGCCTGATACACGACTCGCTCGCTGGCCTTGCGCAGGCCGAGCCTGTCGATCAGCGGCCAGCCGGCGAAGCGGTTGAGCAGCGCCAGGCCGAAGCCCATGATGTCGCGCTTGTGCGCAGATGCGGTGGTCATGCTTGTGCCCCTATTCCGTCACCCCGGCGCAGGTCGGGGTCCAGTGCCTTTCAAGTCGCTGGATTCCGGCTTACGCCGGAATGACAGCAAGCCATAAAGATCCTTAGCGCCCATTCGGGCTCAACGTTCCAGTATGGCCGTCACGCCCTGCCCGCCGGCGGCGCAGATCGAGATCAGCCCGCGGCCGCGGCCGGCCTCGCTCAGGGTCTTGGCCAGCGTCGCCACCACGCGCGCGCCGGTGGCGGCGAAGGGATGGCCGGTGGCGATCGAGCTGCCCTTCACGTTGAGCTTGCTGCGGTCGATCTTGCCCAGCGCCCGGGGCAGGCCCAGCTTGTTCCTGCAGAAGTCCTCCGACTCCCAGGCCGCCAGCGTGCACAGCACCACCGCGGCGAAGGCCTCGTGGATCTCGTAGAAGTCGAAATCCTGAAGCTGAAGCCCGGCCTTCTGCAGCATGCGCGGGACGGCGTAGGCCGGCGCCATCAGCAGGCCCTCGCGTTCGTCGATGAAATCCACCGCGGCAGTCTCGGCGTAGGAGAAATACGCCAGGATCGGCAGGCCCTTTTTCTTCGCCCAGTCTTCGGACGCCAGCAGCACGGCCGAGGCGCCGTCGGTGAGGGTCGAGGCGTTCGCCGCGGTGATCGTGCCCTTGTGCTTGTCGAAGGCCGGGCCCAGCTTGGCCATCTTCTCCAGCGTGGCGTCGGCGCGCAGATTGTTGTCGCGGTCCAGACCGTGGTAGGGCATCACCAGATCCTTGAAGAACCCGGCCGCATAGGCCTTGGCGAGGTTCTGGTGGCTGGCCAGCGCCAGCTCGTCCTGCGCTTGCCGCGTGATGCCCATGCGTTGCGCCGTGATCTCGGCATGCTGGCCCATGGACTTGCGCGTGCGCGGCTCGGAATTGCTCGGGATCTCCGGAATCAGGAACTTGGGATTCAGCAGCTTGGCCGCGGCCTTGAGCTTGGCGGCCTTGGTTTTCGCACCGTTCGCCTCCATCAGCGCGCGCTGCAGGCCGGGGTTGACCGCGATCGGCGCGTCCGAGGTGGTGTCCGAGCCGCAGGCGATGCCGGCCTCGATCTGGCCCAGGGCGATCTTGTTGGCGACCAGGATGGTCGCTTCCAGCCCCGTGCCGCAGGCCTGCTGGATGTCATAGGCCGGCGTGTAGGGCGACAGGCCGGAGCCGAGCACGCACTCGCGCACCAGGTTCCAGTCGCGCGAATGCTTGAGCACCGCGCCGCCGGCGACCTCGCCCAGCAACTCGCCCTGCAGGGCGTACTTCTCCACCAGCCCGCGCAGCGTGTCGGTGAGCATGGTCTTGTTGGAGAGCTTCGCGTAGGCGGTGTTGGACCGCGCGAAGGGGATGCGGTTGGCGCCGACGATGGCGACCTTGCGGCCGTAGGGTTTCATGCTTGCAGCTCCAGGTGTGGGACTGGACGGGCGGCGGGCAATCCGCCGCCGTGATGGGTTCAGGCCAGGCCGCGGATCGCCTCGTCCGGCAGGCCCAGCGATTCGCCCAGCTTGAAGAAATAGCGCTCGACCAGCGCCGCGAACTTGCCCTGGATGAAGGGCGGCGCGACCAGCCGGAACATCAGCGGCACCGGCACATCGTACAGGTCGCCGTTGACACGCAGGCTCATGGCGCTGGCCGAACCGTGCGGGCGCAGCTGCAGGCGGCCCTCGATGCGCGCGTTGCCCTTGCCTTTGACCGGCTTCCAGTGCACCAGGCCTTCCTGCGGGTCCACCAGGAACTTGGCGGCGAAGCTGACCTCGTGCGAGATGTTCGCCACCTTGGAGCCGATCGGCGCCAGCTCCCACAGGTAGGAGCCGTCCTTCTGCCGCGTCAGCTTGCGCAGCTTGGGAAACAGCCGGATGGTGTTCTCCACGTCGTGCAGCAGGGCCTGGGCCTGGGCATAGGCCACCGGCACGGTGACGCTGCGCTCGATCTCGATCTCGACGTTCATGGACTGCGCGGCTCCCGGAAATGCGTTCTGGTTATCCTGCTGCGTAAATTGCCGTGCGAGCGCGCGCGCGACTATGGCCTGCAGGTGACAGCCGCCTGTCAAATGGGCAAACTGGGGGCTGTGGGCAAAACGATGCTTACATAAGAATCAAATACTTATGAAGGATTCGGGGCGGCTCATCAGCTACATCCACACGGCCATGCAACGTGCCGGCGTGGACACGAATGCCGTTTATTTCCAGATCGGCTTCAAGCCCGAGAACCTCAA
This window of the Nevskiales bacterium genome carries:
- a CDS encoding glutathione S-transferase N-terminal domain-containing protein; amino-acid sequence: MRRRLDVTASILASTLRGWRGTMASAHTRQPERLLELYDIEDCPFCRLVRETLTELDLDALIYPCPRGGTRYRPVMQALGGKCQFPFLVDPNTGTQLYESADIIDYLWRTYRGRAAPKGLRALQVATASLASGARWPRGLKARASRAAEQPLELYSFESSPYSRLVRETLCELELPYVLRNTGKAEWQQLGPPEVRTTFFKDRPIRGRNRLRLYELTGRQQVPYLIDPNTGTAMFESADIRRYLLETYAI
- a CDS encoding response regulator, producing MTDQPARKPCVLFVDDEPRILNTMRILFRRSYDVLTATSGAEALALLRQHTVDVVVSDQRMPEMTGIELLRLVRDLQPNAMRVLLTGYSELNAIIGSINEGEIFRFVSKPWSNEELQDTLAKAVDAARVDYASLVAGARLGEVGDDAMAAEDAPGVLILDSDPGSRLSLQNMLKKDFPEVHTAGNVAECAQLLLEHPNIGVLVTEAYVQGKPVTSLLALLKQYQPQLVSVVVTDRADANNAIAMINHGQVYRFLLKPLREGMAKINVVSALRHHQVLSRNPELANRHRVEQLQPEPEQLGLLARLRQRVFSRPGA
- a CDS encoding DUF1302 domain-containing protein; translated protein: MRMVLRGAGVLLMACSGPALALDYSWGDLNLTLNNRISVGAAFRMEERDDDLIGKLNVPGQQDLCTADDCMSLSGDPGPNQRLVNAKGAFVGHAADDGNLNYDQYDVVAAASKLTSELSLSWGNWQFKARGIAFYDSENRGRKDFHTNTRFQPARTPRSSVIESELGRDIDLYDAFVSSAFQFGERAVSVSVGKQILRWGESNFIALNSLSEINPPDENRLYLPGSQINEIFQPVPLLLVSADVVPNVAAEFFYQYGWRRVRPAAAGGFFSYLEVGGLADTALLGLGQFSEDPEGQYVPAGAASLITSASRTAQVVRGIGEPEDGGQYGLRVNYFAEQLNGGTEFGFYAMNYHSRLPYQSAIAAQDSCMRDSANFVVAFVDCAGFNGALNPGVGEEPLPVDTLKIFLEYPEDIRLYGVSFNTNLGSWSLAGEYAYRPNLPVQVSIPDVIFTGLQPAFPRQDVPAGIGPISIGTIPGARSAVPAFLNVYRGVEINGGDVVSGFERLKVGQLGMTAIRTISSSNPIGADQIILLVEAGATHVLDMPDRDELQFEGGLFHINSHASPGADGSGLPNGTPDPRRLNPTQQTEGFADDFAWGYRLVSRLEYNDVIEGINFKPTLGFFHDVDGIGVFPAQNFIEGRKQFLVGTEFDLEGGWSGNVFYQGSTGRLAPFRDRDFLSFSLSYTF
- a CDS encoding electron transfer flavoprotein subunit alpha/FixB family protein, with the translated sequence MSKILVIAEHSDGKLNSSTARAVNCASKIGGEIHVVVLAADPAGPAAEAAQLAGVAKVLTVANAANANPLAAVLAPQIAQLARSGGYSHVLSPNTTFGKDLAPRVAALLGVGQVTDIMAVHGPHSFDRPIYAGNAITTVEAPAGEILVGTVRSASWPAAGTGGSAAVEAASVDAALPTHTRYVGLKKEGGDRPDLQSARKVVSGGRGVGSADNFKIIYSLADKLGAAVGASRAAVDSGYCPNDMQVGQTGKIIAPELYIAVGISGAIQHLAGIKDAGTIVAINSDPDAAIFEVADLGLVGDLFKILPELEAKL
- a CDS encoding electron transfer flavoprotein subunit beta/FixA family protein yields the protein MKVLVSVKRVVDYNVRIQVKSDGSGVVTDGVKMSMNPFDEIALEEAMRMKEKGVATEVVAVTIGEAKCEEQLRTALAFGADRAIHIKTDGAVQPLTAARALAALVKKEGAQILLTGKQAIDDDNNQTGQMTAALLDCAQATFASKIEVSGNKATVTREVDAGLETLEVDLPAVITTDLRLNEPRYLKLPDIMKAKKKPIEATDLAALGVQPVTGVKTVKTAPPAPRAAGIKVKTVDELIAKLKEKGLV
- a CDS encoding acyl-CoA dehydrogenase family protein — its product is MINLEVPKKFTMLVRQARQVANEIFRANSRKYDLAEHAYPKELDMLSALLDGMNASGESGAGAAGVRRDNGNGEGNKNGSNLSTALGTMELCWGDVGLLLSMPRQGLGNAAIASVANEEQLERFKGCWAGMAITEPHCGSDSAAIRTTAVKDGDHYVLNGEKIFVTAGGRCDAVVVWATLDRNAGRAAIKSFVVPKGTPGMEVVRLEHKLGIRASDTATIRLDNCRVPAANLLGSPEVNVEKGFAGVMQTFDNTRPLVAAMAVGLARAALEESRRLLEQAGITIDYDRPAQAQHAAAAAWLQMEADWEAAWLLTLQAAWMADNRKPNSLQASMAKAKAGRVGTEIALRCVELCGSLGYSENNLLEKWARDAKILDIFEGTQQIQLLIIARRLLGKTSQELK
- a CDS encoding acyl-CoA dehydrogenase family protein, with product MTTASAHKRDIMGFGLALLNRFAGWPLIDRLGLRKASERVVYQATKAGFRTAGALSRAFKATQKLAGPARLAKGAPRELFDLTPTDEQQMMRESVQRFAAEQLRPAAAKANEACAAPPELLAGSLDLGLHLLGVPEALGGAGSERSVMTNVLVAEAMAQGDMGLAVACLAPLAVSQALVEWGNAEQQSTYLPAFTGETVPAAALALLEPRPLFDPLLLDTKARAAGDGYVLSGVKSLAPRAHEAELFVIAAELEGKGPALFLVESSSAGLSVEAEPSMGLRAASLGRVILEDVKLPRRALLGEASAETYAECLRLSRLAWCSLAVGTAQAVLDYVIPYVNERVAFGEPISHRQSVAFMVANIAIELEGMRLATWRAASRAEQGKPYAREVALARRLCAERGMQIGNDGVQLLGGHGFVKEHPVERWYRDLRAVGVMEGGLLV
- a CDS encoding acetyl-CoA C-acetyltransferase, producing MKPYGRKVAIVGANRIPFARSNTAYAKLSNKTMLTDTLRGLVEKYALQGELLGEVAGGAVLKHSRDWNLVRECVLGSGLSPYTPAYDIQQACGTGLEATILVANKIALGQIEAGIACGSDTTSDAPIAVNPGLQRALMEANGAKTKAAKLKAAAKLLNPKFLIPEIPSNSEPRTRKSMGQHAEITAQRMGITRQAQDELALASHQNLAKAYAAGFFKDLVMPYHGLDRDNNLRADATLEKMAKLGPAFDKHKGTITAANASTLTDGASAVLLASEDWAKKKGLPILAYFSYAETAAVDFIDEREGLLMAPAYAVPRMLQKAGLQLQDFDFYEIHEAFAAVVLCTLAAWESEDFCRNKLGLPRALGKIDRSKLNVKGSSIATGHPFAATGARVVATLAKTLSEAGRGRGLISICAAGGQGVTAILER